The nucleotide window GCCGGGACCGCCCGCGGTGAAGCGGGCCCCGCTTCCCATGGCTCGGACTGCGTCATACTGCTGGCGTTCCTCGGGGTCGGACAGCACCGAATAGGCCTCGGAAATGTCCTTGAACATCTTGTCCGAGCCGCCGGTGCTCTGGTTCTGGTCCGGGTGGTGTTTGCGCGCGAGCTTCCGGTAAGCCTTCTTGATGTCGGCGTCGGAGGCGTCCTTGGGCACACCAAGAATCTTGTAGAAGTCCTTGTCGACCCAATCCTGACTAGCCATCTGACCCCTCCCTTCTAAAAATTTTCAGGTTGCCGATTCGTGGAAGCCTTGCCGCCATCCCCTCCGTGCGGAGGGGATGGCGAGCTCAGCTACTCGGGAACAGCAACAATTACCTGCGCGGCACGCAGCACGCGGTCGTTCTTCCTGTAACCCACGCGGAGGATTTGGCTGACGCTGTCGAACTGGACGTCGGCGCTCGGCTGCTGGATGAGGGCTTCATGGATGTTCGGGTCGAACTCCACTCCGGTCTCGTCGATGCGGGACAGACCGTAGGTCTTCAGCGCATTCTCCAGCTTGGCGGAGATTGCCGCGAAGGGCCCATCCGCGAGGTCCCCATGCTGCCGCGCGGCGTCGATGTCGTCGAGAACCGGCATCAGCGAGTTCAGGACCCCGATCACCGCCATGTCCCGTGCGACATCCCGGTCACGCTCCACACGCTTGCGGTAGTTGATGTACTCCGCCTGCAGGCGGAGGAGATCGTTCCGGAGTTCAGCCTCGCCATCGGTGGAAGCCGCTGGGACTTCCTCGCCGGCCTCATTGAGGATGGCTTCTGCCTGAGCCAACGCGTCGGGCCCATCAGCGGCAGCTTCGGGCTCCTGACCGGCGCCCGCTGAGGGTGCCGATCCAGTGTCCTCAGTGCCGGCAGTGCCGTCCTGCTGCCCACGGACCTCGCCGGTTTCCGGGTCGATCTTCCGGTTGTCCCGGAAACTGACGGGCTCCTGGTGCTCTTCTTCGTTTCCGTGGTGAGGCATGGTTACTTCTTCTCGTCTTCGTCAACGACCTCGGC belongs to Arthrobacter tumbae and includes:
- a CDS encoding nucleotide exchange factor GrpE; this translates as MPHHGNEEEHQEPVSFRDNRKIDPETGEVRGQQDGTAGTEDTGSAPSAGAGQEPEAAADGPDALAQAEAILNEAGEEVPAASTDGEAELRNDLLRLQAEYINYRKRVERDRDVARDMAVIGVLNSLMPVLDDIDAARQHGDLADGPFAAISAKLENALKTYGLSRIDETGVEFDPNIHEALIQQPSADVQFDSVSQILRVGYRKNDRVLRAAQVIVAVPE